The Desulfovibrio oxyclinae DSM 11498 DNA window GCAAAGACAAGGTGTCAGCATTCTGTGCAGCGGATGGCAACACTTCTTTCAGGAGGCAAGAGGACGGCTGGAATTGCTGGTCCGCGATGCGGTCCGGTAGTCCGGCTCCGGGTATTTCCCGGACTGTCGAATTTCAAACCAGGAGGAATCATGAAAAAGCTTACCATGTGTCTCACGCTTGTCCTGACATTGCTCATGTACGGCACACAGGCGTTCGGGGCCGAGAAAATCCGTTTCGGTGTTCCGCCGTGGCCGGGCGTGGAGGTAAAAACCGAAATCGTGCGGCAGGTGCTTGAGAAACTGGGCTATGAAACCGAGGAACTCCAGATCGGTCCCCCGATCATCTACAAGGGGTTGGTTTCCGATGAAGTGGATGCCTTCCTCGGAGCATGGGTACCTCAGCAAAATTCGCTTCTGGAACCGCTTCTGGAAAAGAACGCGGTTGAAATCGCCCAGACCAACCTTGAAGAAGCCAAAATCAGTCTTTGCGTCCCGAGATACGCGGCAGAAGCTGGCGTGAAAAGCTTCGCCGATCTGGACGCGCACGCCGAAAAATTCGACAAAACGATTTACAACATTGAAATAGGCTCCCCCATGCATACCGCCATGGATGAGATCATTGCCAATGACGTGGCCGGACTGGGCGACTGGAAGCAAACCGGGGCGACGACCTCAGCCATGCTCATGGAAGCCAAGAGCATCATGAAGGACAAGGGCTGGGTTGCCTTCGCATGCTGGAAGCCCCACTGGATGAACGTCGGAATCGACATGACATATCTCGACGCGGTTCCCGGCACCGAAAAATTCTCCAGCGACTCCAAAGTGCACACTGTCGTCAGCGCGGAGATGAAGTCGATTCACCCGCAAGCATACCGTTTTCTCCAAAATATCAAAGTAGATTCCGCCACGCAGAGCCGTTGGATCATGGATTACTCCAAAAAGGAACTGCCTTTGGATACGGTTGCATCCGAATGGATCGCCTCAAACCCCGACACCCTTGAGAAATGGCTTGCCGGAGTCAAGGCAGCCGATGGCACAGACGCCATGACGCGGCTTGCCGACTGATCTATATTTTAACCAGATTCCTTCCGACAAGGGGGCGTTATGTCCCCTTGTCGAAGAATCTCTCCTACTTCTCCATCCCTTTTTGACCCACGGCGCACTGGCGCCGCTT harbors:
- a CDS encoding glycine betaine ABC transporter substrate-binding protein, encoding MKKLTMCLTLVLTLLMYGTQAFGAEKIRFGVPPWPGVEVKTEIVRQVLEKLGYETEELQIGPPIIYKGLVSDEVDAFLGAWVPQQNSLLEPLLEKNAVEIAQTNLEEAKISLCVPRYAAEAGVKSFADLDAHAEKFDKTIYNIEIGSPMHTAMDEIIANDVAGLGDWKQTGATTSAMLMEAKSIMKDKGWVAFACWKPHWMNVGIDMTYLDAVPGTEKFSSDSKVHTVVSAEMKSIHPQAYRFLQNIKVDSATQSRWIMDYSKKELPLDTVASEWIASNPDTLEKWLAGVKAADGTDAMTRLAD